The Aethina tumida isolate Nest 87 chromosome 6, icAetTumi1.1, whole genome shotgun sequence genome has a segment encoding these proteins:
- the LOC109604016 gene encoding actin-related protein 2/3 complex subunit 3 isoform X2, with translation MPAYHSSFLEPTQVIGNTAILPFKTKVRGPAPQIITDEQDIIDETLYFFKANVFFRTYEIKSESDRLLIYITLYITECLKKLQRCSNKNQAQNEMYSLAISRFDIPGEPGFPLNSVYSKPQNSSEAELLRSYFTQLRQEVGLRVVEKVFGEDGKPSKWWLCFAKKKFMDKSLSGPGQ, from the exons ATGccg GCATACCATTCGAGTTTCCTGGAACCTACCCAAGTAATAGGGAACACCGCAATCCTCCCTTTCAAGACGAAAGTGCGCGGACCGGCGCCCCAAATCATCACCGACGAACAAGACATAATTGATGAAACTCTATATTTCTTCAAAGCCAACGTTTTCTTCCGCACCTACGAAATCAAG AGCGAATCAGACAGGCTCCTAATTTACATAACTTTGTACATAACCGAGTGTTTGAAGAAGTTGCAGAGATGCAGCAACAAAAACCAGGCCCAAAACGAAATGTACAGCTTGGCGATTTCACGATTCGACATTCCTG gtgAACCAGGCTTTCCCCTAAATTCGGTCTACAGCAAGCCGCAAAATTCGTCAGAAGCTGAACTGCTTCGCTCGTATTTCACCCAATTACGACAAGAAGTCGGTCTGAGGGTCGTCGAGAAGGTTTTCGGCGAGGACGGCAAACCAAGCAAGTGGTGGTTGTGTTTTGCCAAAAAGAAGTTCATGGATAAAAGTCTCAGTGGTCCTGGACAATag
- the LOC109604025 gene encoding vesicle-associated membrane protein 2 isoform X1 has translation MSAGDSLGAPGAGGAAGGDDGIVGGPRTPQQIAAQKRIQQTQAQVDEVVDMMKTNVDKVLERDQKLSELDDRADALQQGASQFEQQAGKLKRKFWLQNLKMMIIMGVIGLVILIIIIMKFMPEEKPAAVQYALPPQPQPQPQPAPNSQAPQPAPAPQTG, from the exons AT GTCTGCAGGCGATAGTTTGGGTGCACCGGGCGCCGGTGGTGCAGCCGGTGGCGACGATGGAATCGTCGGCGGTCCGAGGACGCCGCAACAGATCGCCGCCCAGAAGCGCATCCAACAGACCCAGGCCCAGGTCGACGAAGTGGTGGACATGATGAAGACCAACGTCGACAAGGTGCTCGAACGTGATCAGAAACTGTCCGAACTCGACGACAGAGCCG ATGCTTTACAACAAGGAGCGTCACAGTTTGAACAGCAGGCAGGCAAACTGAAGAGGAAATTCTGGCTCCAGAACTTAAAG ATGATGATAATCATGGGAGTGATTGGACTTGTCATACTGATCATCATAATCA TGAAATTCATGCCGGAGGAGAAGCCAGCGGCGGTCCAGTACGCGCTGCCGCCGCAACCGCAACCGCAACCGCAACCCGCACCCAACTCGCAGGCGCCGCAACCGGCGCCCGCCCCCCAGACCGGCTAG
- the LOC109604025 gene encoding vesicle-associated membrane protein 2 isoform X2, whose protein sequence is MSAGDSLGAPGAGGAAGGDDGIVGGPRTPQQIAAQKRIQQTQAQVDEVVDMMKTNVDKVLERDQKLSELDDRADALQQGASQFEQQAGKLKRKFWLQNLKMMIIMGVIGLVILIIIIMNFM, encoded by the exons AT GTCTGCAGGCGATAGTTTGGGTGCACCGGGCGCCGGTGGTGCAGCCGGTGGCGACGATGGAATCGTCGGCGGTCCGAGGACGCCGCAACAGATCGCCGCCCAGAAGCGCATCCAACAGACCCAGGCCCAGGTCGACGAAGTGGTGGACATGATGAAGACCAACGTCGACAAGGTGCTCGAACGTGATCAGAAACTGTCCGAACTCGACGACAGAGCCG ATGCTTTACAACAAGGAGCGTCACAGTTTGAACAGCAGGCAGGCAAACTGAAGAGGAAATTCTGGCTCCAGAACTTAAAG ATGATGATAATCATGGGAGTGATTGGACTTGTCATACTGATCATCATAATCA tgAACTTCATGTAA
- the LOC109604006 gene encoding chloride channel protein 2 codes for MHHRQSLPTSQLYDTRYKTVEACFNKSLDDLYTTVREVKQKEKKLLKEEEKARRKTYDAYEGRFERIWAKTFGLFNEDWAFLALLGILVAIISYVLDKGVQMCLKARMWLYTDLATSGFEKWIAWICLPVCLILFDIGFVSLVSPQSVGSGIPQIKTILRGVFMKEFLTFRCLIAKWVGITSTLGSGMPLGKEGPLIHMSCILVTKMAKMIRSFQHLAENKNRTIEMLGAAWAVGVACTFNAPIGGVLFSIEISTSYYAVRNYWRGFFAAVWAATTYRLLSVWIDGAGTITVVFKSSFYVDFPYDPQELFAFAIVGVICGIGGSVYIWCKQQFGAWLKQNKVVNKIKASSIFSYPFCIVMIVSTVTFPMGIGQFIAATLPPRDQVVELFSNFTWTKPNLNVAEHAVVSHWTTPWTGIYANLIIFVCYQFICSIMSSTMAIPNGAFIPNFRSGAAIGRIAGELMHYWFPLGVSYKGKMNPIMPGAYAMVGAAAFSGAVTHTLSTSVILFEMTSQISHVIPVLISVLIANGIARILTPSIYDLAIQTNKLPYLPDLLPSKSAVYRVYVEDFMVQNVKYIYLGMSYKELSNKLRECIKLKHIPLVDHPRNMILLGSITKTELVALLESQIGAERRKEILPYGIGPDGKVIEDLEAYEKEIKEQQKVEERERIFDKYKVDNKNAIVAFKPKKVFLPIRRVIDMSKEQQQMWEQEQLEMMADFSKCRVDPAPFQLVERTSLLKVHSLFSLLAINVAYVTSIGKLVGVVGMKELRRAIEDANAGKLPGKDFVLRPLLQN; via the exons ATGCACCACCGGCAAAGTTTGCCCACCTCACAACTCTACGATACCAGATACAAAACTGTGGAG GCATGCTTCAACAAATCGCTGGACGACCTCTACACTACCGTAAGAGAGGTGaagcaaaaagaaaaaaaattgttgaaagaaGAAGAGAAGGCGAGACGGAAGACTTATGATGCCTACGAAGGGCGGTTCGAACGAATTTGGGCCAAGACTTTCGGACTGTTTAATGAAGATTGGGCGTTTTTAGCGTTGTTGGGAATCCTGGTGGCCATCATCAGTTACGTACTCGACAAGGGCGTACAAATGTGCTTGAAAG cgAGGATGTGGTTGTACACGGACCTGGCGACGTCGGGCTTCGAAAAATGGATAGCCTGGATCTGCCTTCCAGTTTGTCTCATTCTCTTCGACATTGGTTTTGTCAGTTTGGTGTCCCCTCAGTCAGTCGGTTCGGGAATACCGCAAATTAAAACGATTTTACGTGGCGTTTTCATGAAGGAGTTCTTAACGTTTCGTTGCCTCATCGCCAAGTGGGTCGGCATCACCTCTACGCTGGGTAGCGGCATGCCTTTGGGGAAAGAAGGGCCCTTGATTCACATGAGTTGCATATTGGTGACGAAGATGGCGAAGATGATTCGGAGCTTTCAGCACTTGGCTGAGAACAAGAACAGGACGATTGAAATGTTGGGGGCGGCATGGGCGGTCGGTGTTGCTTGTACTTTTAACGCTCCTATTGGag GAGTGTTGTTCAGCATTGAAATATCGACGTCGTATTACGCTGTCAGGAATTATTGGCGGGGATTTTTTGCAGCAGTTTGGGCGGCCACAACCTACAGATTGCTTTCAGTGTGGATTGACGGTGCTGGAACAATAACTGTGGTCTTTAAATCGAGTTTCTACGTTGATTTTCCTTATGATCCTCAGGAGTTGTTTGCATTTGCGATTGTCGG AGTAATTTGTGGAATCGGAGGATCTGTTTATATATGGTGCAAGCAACAATTCGGGGCGTGGTTGAAACAAAACAAAgttgtaaacaaaataaaggcTTCGAGCATCTTCTCCTATCCCTTTTGCATCGTAATGATAGTTTCCACCGTCACCTTCCCCATGGGAATCGGCCAATTTATAGCCGCCACTTTACCACCCAGAGACCAAGTGGTGGAGTTGTTCAGCAACTTCACCTGGACCAAGCCAAACTTAAACGTCGCCGAACACGCTGTTGTTTCTCACTGGACAACTCCATGGACCGGCATTTAcgcaaacttaataatttttgtgtgttATCAGTTCATTTGTTCGATCATGTCGTCAACGATGGCGATACCAAACGGAGCCTTCATACCGAATTTCAGAAGCGGCGCAGCTATAGGAAGGATAGCGGGAGAACTGATGCACTATTGGTTCCCATTAGGCGTCAGCTATAAGGGCAAAATGAACCCGATAATGCCAGGAGCTTATGCGATGGTAGGAGCGGCCGCTTTCAGTGGTGCTGTCACCCACACTTTGTCCACCAGCGTTATATTGTTCGAAATGACCTCACAAATCAGCCACGTCATCCCGGTTTTGATCAGTGTACTAATCGCTAACGGAATCGCCAGAATCCTAACTCCTAGCATCTACGACCTGGCTATTCAGACCAATAAGTTGCCTTACTTGCCAGACTTGTTGCCCAGCAAAAGCG CCGTTTATAGAGTGTACGTGGAGGACTTTATGGTGCAAaacgtaaaatatatttacttggGAATGTCCTACAAGGAGTTGAGCAACAAATTAAGGGAGTGCATCAAACTAAAACATATTCCCTTAGTCGACCATCCGAGGAATATGATCCTTTTGGGTTCCATAACCAAAACCGAGCTGGTTGCCCTTTTGGAAAGTCAAATTGGGGCAGAACGAAGAAAGGAAATCCTTCCCTACGGTATCGGGCCCGATGGAAAGGTCATTGAGGACTTGGAAGCGTACGAGAAGGAAATTAAGGAGCAACAAAAGGTGGAAGAACGGGAACGAATCTTCGACAAGTATAAGGTTGACAATAAAAACGCCATTGTTGCTTTTAAACCTAAAAAAGTGTTCCTG ccAATTCGTCGAGTAATAGACATGTCGAAGGAACAACAGCAAATGTGGGAACAGGAACAGTTGGAAATGATGGCGGATTTTTCGAAATGTCGCGTCGATCCAGCTCCATTTCAACTGGTGGAACGCACGTCTTTGCTCAAAGTACATTCACTGTTCTCATTATTGGCCATCAACGTTGCTTACGTCACTTCTATTGGTAAACTGGTTGGAGTTGTCGGCATGAAAGAACTGAGAAGAGCCATAGAAGATGCAAATGCTGGAAAACTGCCTGGGAAAGACTTTGTTCTCAGACCTTTGTTACAGAACTAA
- the LOC109604016 gene encoding actin-related protein 2/3 complex subunit 3 isoform X1: MEETSSKAYHSSFLEPTQVIGNTAILPFKTKVRGPAPQIITDEQDIIDETLYFFKANVFFRTYEIKSESDRLLIYITLYITECLKKLQRCSNKNQAQNEMYSLAISRFDIPGEPGFPLNSVYSKPQNSSEAELLRSYFTQLRQEVGLRVVEKVFGEDGKPSKWWLCFAKKKFMDKSLSGPGQ, translated from the exons atggaagaaaccaGCTCAAAA GCATACCATTCGAGTTTCCTGGAACCTACCCAAGTAATAGGGAACACCGCAATCCTCCCTTTCAAGACGAAAGTGCGCGGACCGGCGCCCCAAATCATCACCGACGAACAAGACATAATTGATGAAACTCTATATTTCTTCAAAGCCAACGTTTTCTTCCGCACCTACGAAATCAAG AGCGAATCAGACAGGCTCCTAATTTACATAACTTTGTACATAACCGAGTGTTTGAAGAAGTTGCAGAGATGCAGCAACAAAAACCAGGCCCAAAACGAAATGTACAGCTTGGCGATTTCACGATTCGACATTCCTG gtgAACCAGGCTTTCCCCTAAATTCGGTCTACAGCAAGCCGCAAAATTCGTCAGAAGCTGAACTGCTTCGCTCGTATTTCACCCAATTACGACAAGAAGTCGGTCTGAGGGTCGTCGAGAAGGTTTTCGGCGAGGACGGCAAACCAAGCAAGTGGTGGTTGTGTTTTGCCAAAAAGAAGTTCATGGATAAAAGTCTCAGTGGTCCTGGACAATag
- the LOC109604021 gene encoding uncharacterized protein LOC109604021 yields MKTLTITTFLLVVAFAFVASIPVNLNKSWMELVQKCDNKAEVFEVMQKISTGIWPRDSAWKQLRLCLNKRMGYLKDDGRSDYTTKNKWNEMKDDEMSKFQ; encoded by the exons ATGAAGACCTTAACGATTAccacttttttattagttgtcGCATTTGCTTTCGTGGCATCT ATCCCGGTCAACTTAAATAAGAGCTGGATGGAGCTGGTGCAGAAGTGCGACAACAAAGCGGAAGTTTTCGAAGTGATGCAAAAAATCTCCACTGGTATTTGGCCACGCGATTCCGCATGGAAACAACTGCGACTGTGTCTGAACAAACGCATGGGATACCTGAAAGACGACGGACGAAGCGACTACACAACGAAGAACAAATGGAACGAAATGAAAGACGACGAAAtgtcgaaatttcaataa
- the LOC109604019 gene encoding uncharacterized protein LOC109604019, producing the protein MLIYLCLFCAVAVALANGDVTKEEAQKQIGAIKECQSDPESYTPPELMQKISRGEWIEDDRIKKGLLCFSKKLNYINSDGVLNADHVISDYERLYGTDKLKELRGCVQQQSTPEETAYQLFKCKSAIVGIAVNILEAN; encoded by the exons ATGTTGATTTATCTGTGTTTGTTTTGCGCGGTCGCGGTCGCGCTCGCAAACGGG GACGTGACAAAGGAGGAGGCGCAAAAACAAATCGGAGCGATAAAAGAATGCCAAAGCGATCCGGAAAGTTACACGCCGCCGGAACTAATGCAGAAAATAAGCAGGGGTGAATGGATCGAAGACGACAGGATCAAAAAGGGTCTGCTGTGCTTCTCCAAGAAGTTAAACTACATCAACTCGGACGGAGTTTTGAACGCTGACCACGTGATAAGCGATTACGAACGATTGTACGGTACGGACAAGTTGAAGGAGTTGAGAGGATGCGTCCAACAACAATCGACACCCGAGGAAACGGCCTATCAGTTGTTCAAGTGCAAATCTGCTATTGTTGGTATAGCCGTCAACATTCTCGaagccaattaa
- the LOC126265950 gene encoding uncharacterized protein LOC126265950, which translates to MKDFDVARLKNRLTKARRCKALLEENIKKHKEFVEFLEKVVEEYPDRFQSIEDIVKEFELYVETGENLMEEYKKDFNSIQVLKQEVEKVVNETQLHLIELKIKEEQLYKRHEEAKRKTQIHEQMLKIIQEKIIQKLLDNTTILTACNKLYNQIYNRDRTPKLATENIEEKLEYIKQHLLLIQVLLTRIEDVDNTSKYSVQAQI; encoded by the exons ATGAAAGATTTCGATGTGGCACGTTTAAAAAATCGCCTGACCAAAGCCAGAAGATGTAAAGCTTTGCTTgaagaaaacattaaaaaacacaaagaaTTTGTGGAGTTTTTAGAGAAGGTTGTTGAAGAATATCCAGACAGATTCCAATCAATTGAGGACATCGTTAAAGAGTTCGAGTTGTACGTAGAAACTGGCGAAAATTTAATGGAAGAATACAAAAAAGATTTCAACAGCATACAAGTGTTGAAACAAGAAgtt GAAAAAGTTGTAAACGAAACACAATTACATCTAAtcgaattgaaaattaaagaggAACAACTTTATAAACGTCACGAAGAGGCGAAACGTAAAACACAAATACATGAAcagatgttaaaaataattcaagagaagattattcaaaaattactgGACAATACGACTATTTTAACCGCCTGCAACAAActatataatcaaatttataacagAGATAGAACACCGAAATTGGCAACGGAAAATATTGAAGAGAAATTGGAATACATTAAACAGCATCTGTTGCTTATTCAAGTACTGTTAACTCGTATTGAAGATGTGGATAACACTTCTAAATATTCGGTACAAGCtcagatttaa
- the LOC109604018 gene encoding protein phosphatase inhibitor 2-like produces MEHMAENLKKRPSKGILKNSSSFDHPQSQTSVTKQRKQSKGAKWDEMNIIATYHPPGKDYGHMKVDEPKTPYNYEYTSDNVDGLDASDLAEKIRLAAEMPPKVLQDKTESESDSDEEMTEEERMKRKAFIEKRKKHYNEFEAIKLARKLLEEEKDDDDEDEEAGTSSNF; encoded by the exons ATGGAACAT atGGCAGAAAACTTGAAGAAACGACCTTCGAAAGGCATATTGAAGAACTCCAGCAGCTTCGACCACCCGCAGTCGCAGACGTCGGTGACGAAACAAAG GAAACAGAGCAAGGGGGCAAAATGGGACGAGATGAACATAATCGCGACGTACCACCCGCCCGGCAAGGACTACGGGCACATGAAGGTGGACGAACCGAAGACCCCGTACAATTACGAGTACACGAGCGATAATGTGGACGGACTGGACGCCTCCGATCTGGCGGAAAA GATAAGACTGGCGGCGGAAATGCCGCCGAAAGTGCTGCAGGACAAAACTGAATCTGAATCAGATTCAGATGAAGAAATGACTGAAGAGGAACGGATGAAACGCAAGGCGTTCATAGAGAAACggaaaaaacattataacGAGTTTGAGGCGATCAAATTGGCCCGCAAATTACTAGAGGAAGAAAaggatgatgatgatgaagaTGAAGAAGCTGGAACAAGTTCCAATTTTTAA
- the LOC109604022 gene encoding uncharacterized protein LOC109604022: MWRILFFVACVCLFWTLSSTKAEKQHLQNIIKECQSDPKMRVSKTVIRKIKMGEWTEEDNLKRALFCIAKKTGIQNEDGTLNPTKIQSKWATHYDSDDLNRLMGCVKEYDTPEKTAYELFKCRQSVLGIDKNFVR; the protein is encoded by the exons atgtggagaattttattttttgtggcgTGTGTCTGCTTATTTTGGACTTTGTCGAGCACCAAG GCAGaaaaacaacatttacaaaacataataaaagaatGCCAATCGGATCCCAAGATGAGAGTATCCAAGACAGtaataaggaaaataaaaatgggcgAATGGACCGaagaagataatttaaaacgtGCGCTTTTCTGCATCGCAAAGAAAACGGGCATTCAAAACGAGGACGGCACTTTAAATCCGACGAAGATTCAATCGAAATGGGCAACACACTACGATTCGGACGATTTGAATAGATTGATGGGGTGCGTAAAGGAGTACGACACTCCTGAGAAGACCGCTTACGAATTGTTTAAATGCAGGCAAAGCGTCTTGGGTATCGACAAGAATTTCGTAAGATGA